In the genome of Candidatus Pristimantibacillus lignocellulolyticus, the window ACCGGTTTGGGGTTGCAATAAGGACAAAGGTTTTGCTCCAAGTTGTGCAATAAAATCAAGCTTCTCCATATTGAATTCTGATCCCGAATGATGATTAGAGGGTTCGTTGGGCATATAATAAATCTCCTTTTATACTTAAAGTTAAATTAAGGTATTTACAGATATGTTATATCTGTAAATAAGTAACATCATTACTATCAAGGACTTTAAGTGTCTATAATAGCAATGATTCTAATCAACTGTCAAGAAAGGTAATCTGAAAGCGTCAAACTAGGTCACTGTTGTTAATTAAATTGACTTTTTATTGTAAAAAAATCGATACAACGAATAAATGGATAATAGGAATACGATATAAATTGCTGCTATAATGATCCACTCTTTTGAACCTGATAACAAATTTACACCTATCAATGTATATACGATCATTATAGGTATTTTCCCAAGCAAGGTTGCTATTAGAAATAACTTAAATGATAAGCCAAACACTCCTGAATATATGTTAATTAATATTGCAGGCATAATAGGAATAATACGTGCTATGAAAATAGTAGCAAATATTCGTTGTTTAATAACATGATCAATTCGATGTATTGTTTTACTTTTATTAAGTAATATGTTGCCTTGTTGAAGAAGTAAATAACGAAACATGATATAGATAAATACGGATGATAATGTAGAAGCTATAACACTCAATGATACTCCTATTGTCACTCCATATTTTGCACCAATTACTCCACTAACTATACCAAACGGAACTCCAGGTATCGAGGCTAAAATCGTTATGACTAACAACACGATAATCAAATTACGATTATCAGTTGCTTTTATCCATTCAAGTAAAGTTTCAGAATTCATAAAGAGTATTACCAATACAGATACATTAGCAAAAACAGTTATCCACTTATATAATTTCATTCGCCAATTCGCTTTCTAAATTCAGTAATATAATTGCATATTCATGATCAACCTCTTACTGATTATAAAGTTATCACTTGCATTTGACTAGCGAATGAACTCGTATCCAACCATAAATTGTTATGGATAAGAGCCAACCGAATGGCTGATTATAGCTATAACTTAAAAAGAGCGAAATTGACTAGTTTTCTTTAGCCAATTTCGCTCCTATTTAATTGATCTTAACTATTCTTTGCTACCTTGAAATCCTTTGTCACTTATATATTCATTCGGTACATCTTCACCATCATGGTTATTATTTTTCATTTGGCTAAGCCGACCATTTCGGTGCTCACCGCCATGAACTTTATTCTGCCTTTGACCGTTATTATCAGTAAGTTCATGTTCGTTATGAACATAATTGTGTTCGTCTGACATATCGCAACACTCCCTTCTTTCTACGCATACAACATAGAATACGTAATCTAGACTAGTTCTATTCGAACATCCTCTTTGTGCATAAAATTACCAGATATGTACGAGTTATGTTCAATGTTACAAATATCCATTTAGTTAGACCTGTTTAACTAATTGGAAAGAAAGAAGTCTGTTAGTCGATTACTGTGATAGATAGCATTCTGCCATCTTCTTTGTTCTCTTCAAACTGTATTGTTAGTGTATCATTCGGGAAGGGTACTTTTATAAAGTAGGTAGTGATCGTCTCGTTGCTTTTTTCAATAACTTCTGTAGCTCCGTAGCTAAATTGGGTACCAACTTTGGTTACAAAATCTAAAATACGCTGTAAGCTAGCTCCTTCGTATTGATTGCGTAAGTAATCCGTCCACTCACTTTCCCTCCAATTAGGTGCGTTAACATCAATATTTTCTCGTTTCAATATTTCCAAAATATTTGAGACCATATTCCCATCTGCTTCCTGCATTGCTACAGCTAGTGCGATATAAATTTTGTTAAGTGATGTAACATCATTTGATTTGTTTTTGGATTTTAGTAATTCAAAAACTTCATCAATCGTACGCTCCTTGCTGAACCAGTAAGTATTAATATACATTGGATTTACATGACTTGTTCTCGGGATGAGAAATTGTCCGTCATTTGAAACATTGAAAACTTGTGAGATATCCAGATTAGATGGATATTGGAACACAAATATATTATTACCATCTCCGCTAACCATAACTTGGACGGACAAAGGTTCTAGAGCATGTTCACTTCCTTGAATGATCGAGGCCGAGCCATTTAAGGTTGAGTAGTACTTCGTGCCATCTAGCGCAGTTTCCTGAACAAGCCGATACAATAGTTTACTTTCTCGTAAAAATGGTTGCACATCAATATTTGTAGTGTTCCCATTTACAGTTCTAACTTCCTCATTAATTTGCCAAGTGATGTCGGCTATACCTCGTAATTGTTGTGGTTTTTGATTACTTGATAAGTCTGGAAGTTTCATATCAATATAATAGTCGCCAGATTGCCATTCATAAGCTGTATACCTTTGATCTGATATATAGAAGATATCAGAGAAATTCGCATTGTAGGAAATTCCTTCAAATCGATCTTTATTACCCAAGTCAAAGACACTAAGATACTTGCCAGATGTTGAAACAATGCCGACCGTAACCAATATTGGTATAAGTAAGATAGTAACAAATATTGAAATTCGGCTAGTATCGACTTTTTGAAATTGTTGTTCAGGTATCTTTTCATTACTACCCTGCAACTTGACGATAAGTAGCTGCACAAACTCCCCGACCAGCCAATTCCCGACTAATGCATATGTAACTAGTGGTAACGCATATCCCCACGGTGATGTTATTAATTTCGTAAGACTTATAATAAATGTTAATAATAATGCAAGCAGAGCCAATGGAAACATCGACCAGAAATAGCGCGTAAACTTTTGAGGTGATTTAGACAGCGCTTCACTAAAGGGAATCTCTTGAAGTACAATTAGGTAAGGGGTAAGTGAGAAAAATATTAAACAAATAATCAATATTAATGCTA includes:
- a CDS encoding VTT domain-containing protein — protein: MKLYKWITVFANVSVLVILFMNSETLLEWIKATDNRNLIIVLLVITILASIPGVPFGIVSGVIGAKYGVTIGVSLSVIASTLSSVFIYIMFRYLLLQQGNILLNKSKTIHRIDHVIKQRIFATIFIARIIPIMPAILINIYSGVFGLSFKLFLIATLLGKIPIMIVYTLIGVNLLSGSKEWIIIAAIYIVFLLSIYSLYRFFYNKKSI